The Spiroplasma citri genome has a segment encoding these proteins:
- the gyrB gene encoding DNA topoisomerase (ATP-hydrolyzing) subunit B, translating to MGDNYNSESIQILEGLEAIRKRPGMYIGATNARGLHHLVWEIVDNSIDEVLANFANKIKIILNKDESITVIDNGRGIPIEIHPKTKVSTLETVFTILHAGGKFDSNTYKISGGLHGVGASVVNALSKYLKVEVRKNNKKYVMEFHNGGQILTPIKEVGSTSETGTTVTFLPDEKIFKETTIFSFSTIQNRIKQLVFLNKGLEISLVDLREEDEEKTVLYQFNNGIKDYVLELNKTIGTPLNDVFYVEGIEDNIVVEFGLQYNDNYSENIFSFCNNINTHEGGTHEEGARLAIVREINNYFKNINKNNKGNEDKFTWDDIKEGMTIIISIRHPEPQYEGQTKTKLGNSEVKKIVSNIVGKGLSSYLLENPEDAKKIIEKISLSLKARIVAQRAKEITRRKIVMDSFSLPGKLSDCETKDAKIAELYIVEGDSAGGSAKSGRNRKFQAILPLRGKILNVEKAKQIKIFENNEINSIITALGAGIKDNFNDKKLRYQKVIIMTDADVDGAHIRILLLTFFYRYMKDLIENGNIYIAQPPLYKVENSNQIRYVYSDNELELYKEELLKQNKNYTIQRYKGLGEMNPEQLWETTMDPERRLLLKVSVNNAFEANLICNELMGENVEPRKKFIRENAKYVKNLDV from the coding sequence ATGGGTGATAATTATAATTCAGAATCAATTCAAATTTTAGAAGGTTTAGAAGCAATTCGAAAACGACCAGGGATGTATATTGGTGCGACAAATGCAAGAGGTTTACATCATTTAGTTTGAGAAATTGTTGATAACTCAATTGATGAAGTTTTAGCTAATTTTGCTAATAAAATTAAAATTATTCTTAATAAGGATGAATCAATTACAGTTATTGATAATGGACGTGGAATTCCAATTGAAATTCACCCAAAAACAAAAGTTTCAACATTAGAAACTGTTTTTACTATTTTACATGCAGGAGGAAAATTTGATTCAAATACATATAAAATTTCTGGAGGTTTACATGGTGTAGGAGCTAGTGTTGTTAATGCTTTAAGTAAATATTTAAAAGTTGAAGTTAGAAAAAATAATAAAAAATATGTAATGGAATTTCATAATGGTGGTCAAATTTTGACACCAATTAAAGAAGTTGGTTCAACTTCAGAAACTGGAACAACAGTAACTTTTTTACCAGATGAAAAGATTTTTAAAGAAACAACAATTTTTAGTTTTTCAACAATTCAAAATCGAATTAAACAATTAGTTTTTTTAAATAAAGGCTTAGAAATATCATTAGTTGATTTACGAGAAGAAGATGAAGAAAAAACTGTTCTTTATCAATTTAATAATGGAATTAAAGATTATGTTTTAGAACTAAATAAAACAATTGGGACACCATTAAACGATGTTTTTTATGTGGAAGGAATAGAAGATAATATTGTTGTTGAATTTGGTTTGCAATATAATGATAATTATTCAGAAAATATTTTTTCTTTTTGTAATAACATTAATACCCATGAAGGTGGAACTCACGAAGAAGGTGCTAGATTAGCCATTGTTCGTGAAATAAATAATTATTTTAAAAATATTAATAAAAATAATAAAGGTAACGAAGATAAATTTACTTGAGATGATATTAAAGAAGGAATGACAATAATAATTTCTATTCGTCATCCTGAACCACAATATGAAGGTCAAACTAAAACAAAATTAGGAAATAGTGAAGTTAAAAAAATTGTTTCCAATATTGTTGGAAAAGGATTAAGTAGTTATTTGTTAGAAAATCCAGAAGATGCAAAAAAAATTATTGAAAAAATAAGTTTATCGTTAAAAGCAAGAATTGTTGCACAGCGTGCAAAAGAAATAACACGTCGTAAGATAGTTATGGATAGTTTTTCATTACCAGGTAAATTATCAGATTGTGAAACAAAAGATGCTAAGATAGCTGAACTTTATATTGTCGAAGGAGATTCTGCTGGTGGAAGTGCTAAATCGGGCCGAAATCGAAAATTTCAAGCAATTTTACCGTTACGAGGAAAAATTTTAAATGTGGAAAAAGCAAAACAAATAAAAATATTTGAAAATAATGAAATTAATTCAATTATTACCGCATTAGGAGCAGGTATTAAAGATAATTTTAATGATAAAAAATTACGTTATCAAAAGGTAATCATTATGACTGATGCTGATGTTGATGGCGCACATATACGAATTTTACTATTAACATTTTTTTATCGTTATATGAAAGATTTAATTGAAAATGGCAATATTTATATTGCTCAACCACCATTATATAAAGTAGAAAATAGTAATCAGATTCGATATGTTTATAGTGATAATGAATTAGAACTTTATAAAGAAGAATTATTAAAACAAAATAAAAATTATACAATTCAACGTTATAAAGGTTTAGGAGAAATGAATCCAGAACAATTATGAGAAACAACAATGGATCCAGAACGGCGTTTATTACTGAAAGTTTCTGTTAATAATGCATTTGAAGCAAATTTAATTTGTAATGAATTAATGGGTGAAAATGTTGAACCACGGAAAAAATTTATTCGTGAAAATGCAAAATATGTTAAAAATTTAGATGTCTAG
- the gyrA gene encoding DNA gyrase subunit A — MKSENDGYDYDGKIRDIDIADEMKNGFLDYAMSVIVSRAIPDVRDGLKPVHRRIIYAMWDLKMTYEKQHKKSARIVGEVIGKYHPHGDTAVYEAMVRMAQDFSYRYPLIDGHGNFGSMDGDPPAAMRYTEAKMSKIAGEIIKDIEKETTIFIDNYDGSEEEPTFLPGYFPNLLVNGASGIAVGMATNIPPHNLNEVIDGVIAVTKNPEITTVELMKIIKGPDFPTGALITAGNGLIKAYETGNGAITIRSKIDIEENNNKRRIIVSEIPYQINKAKLLERIAELVRDKIINGISDLRDESNMEGVRVVLELKRDAQENVILNKLYKLTPLQTNFSLNILALYKNQPRVMGLKQILKYFIEHQIDIIIKRSQFELKKNRNRLIILEGLKIALDNIDEVIAIIKQSQTTQIASDALINKFNLVGEQARAILEMRLQRLTGLEIEKINNEIKDIKVAITELEEIINNSEKQIDIMITELTEIKKKYGDERRSQIIKEELTEIDPEELIRREDTLIMLTQDGYVKRVSDDTFKLQNRGGKGIIGLANIEDSLKKIISANSIDSLLIFSNFGKVYKLRAYNIETYSRHARGLPIINLIAIDKTESIQTIIAVDESISTEDNLFFVTKKGLIKKTKISEFNQIRQTGKVAIELKDNDELVSVIITKGYDDVIIGNNIGKVIRFNEKEIRPMTRQSVGVKGIANDATGETIGVSSGRSAKYVLSVTENGYAKKTIIKDYRLTGRNTKGVKSINLTDKTGYLKFVQTVDGDEDILVGTKKGNIIRVSLEQIPLFGRTTSGVKIMRLEQDDKLEVIEILKKKINIEGER; from the coding sequence ATGAAATCAGAAAATGATGGATATGATTATGATGGTAAAATTCGTGATATTGATATTGCTGATGAAATGAAAAATGGTTTTTTAGATTATGCAATGTCAGTTATTGTTTCACGTGCAATTCCTGATGTTCGTGATGGATTAAAACCAGTTCATCGACGCATTATTTATGCAATGTGAGATTTAAAAATGACTTACGAAAAACAACACAAGAAATCAGCACGAATTGTTGGTGAAGTAATTGGGAAATATCATCCCCATGGTGATACTGCTGTTTATGAAGCAATGGTTCGGATGGCACAAGATTTTTCTTATCGTTATCCTTTAATTGATGGTCATGGAAATTTTGGTTCAATGGATGGTGACCCTCCAGCGGCAATGCGATACACGGAAGCAAAAATGAGTAAAATTGCTGGTGAAATAATCAAAGATATTGAAAAAGAAACAACAATTTTTATTGATAATTATGATGGTAGTGAAGAAGAACCGACTTTTTTACCAGGATATTTTCCAAATTTATTAGTTAATGGTGCTAGTGGAATTGCTGTTGGAATGGCAACTAATATTCCACCCCATAATTTGAATGAAGTAATTGATGGAGTTATTGCGGTAACAAAAAATCCTGAAATAACGACCGTTGAATTAATGAAAATTATTAAAGGACCTGATTTTCCAACTGGGGCATTAATTACGGCTGGAAACGGTTTAATTAAAGCTTATGAAACAGGTAATGGGGCAATTACAATTCGTTCAAAGATTGATATTGAAGAAAATAATAATAAAAGACGAATTATTGTGTCAGAGATCCCATATCAAATTAATAAAGCAAAATTGTTGGAACGAATTGCAGAATTAGTTCGCGATAAAATTATTAATGGAATTAGTGACCTTCGTGATGAATCAAACATGGAGGGGGTTCGTGTTGTTTTAGAATTAAAACGTGATGCTCAAGAAAATGTTATTTTAAATAAATTATATAAATTAACGCCACTCCAAACTAATTTTTCGTTAAATATTTTAGCATTGTACAAAAACCAACCAAGAGTAATGGGATTAAAACAAATTTTAAAATATTTTATTGAACATCAAATTGATATTATTATTAAACGTAGTCAATTTGAATTAAAGAAAAATCGTAATCGTTTAATCATTTTAGAAGGATTAAAAATTGCTCTTGATAATATTGATGAAGTAATTGCAATTATTAAACAATCACAAACAACGCAAATTGCATCAGATGCCTTGATTAATAAATTTAATTTAGTAGGTGAACAAGCACGGGCAATTTTAGAAATGCGCTTACAAAGATTAACCGGATTAGAAATTGAAAAAATTAACAATGAAATTAAGGATATTAAAGTGGCAATAACCGAATTAGAAGAAATTATTAATAATAGTGAAAAACAAATTGACATTATGATTACGGAATTAACAGAAATTAAGAAAAAATATGGTGATGAGCGTCGAAGTCAAATTATTAAAGAAGAGCTAACAGAAATTGATCCAGAAGAATTAATTCGCCGGGAAGACACTTTAATTATGTTAACACAAGATGGTTATGTTAAACGAGTATCTGATGATACTTTTAAATTACAAAATCGTGGTGGGAAAGGGATTATTGGTTTAGCAAATATTGAAGATAGTTTAAAAAAAATTATTAGTGCTAATAGTATTGACTCATTATTAATTTTTTCAAATTTTGGGAAAGTGTATAAATTACGAGCTTATAATATTGAAACATATTCACGGCATGCACGGGGATTACCAATTATTAATTTAATTGCAATTGATAAAACAGAAAGTATTCAAACAATTATTGCTGTAGATGAATCAATTTCAACAGAGGATAATTTATTTTTCGTAACAAAAAAAGGTCTTATTAAAAAAACAAAAATAAGTGAATTTAATCAAATTCGCCAAACAGGGAAAGTAGCAATTGAATTAAAAGATAATGATGAATTAGTAAGTGTGATTATTACAAAAGGATATGATGATGTTATTATTGGAAATAATATTGGAAAAGTAATTCGATTTAATGAAAAGGAAATTAGACCAATGACGCGACAATCAGTTGGGGTTAAAGGAATTGCTAATGATGCTACTGGAGAAACAATTGGGGTGAGTTCAGGGCGGTCTGCGAAATATGTTTTATCAGTAACTGAAAATGGTTATGCAAAAAAAACAATAATTAAAGATTATCGTTTAACAGGACGAAATACTAAGGGTGTTAAGTCAATTAACTTAACAGATAAAACAGGATATTTAAAATTTGTCCAAACTGTAGATGGTGATGAAGACATTTTAGTAGGAACAAAAAAAGGAAATATTATTCGTGTTTCTCTAGAACAAATTCCATTATTTGGACGAACAACATCAGGTGTTAAAATTATGCGATTAGAACAAGATGATAAATTAGAAGTTATTGAAATTTTAAAAAAGAAAATTAACATTGAAGGAGAAAGATAA
- the serS gene encoding serine--tRNA ligase, producing the protein MLEQKGIVENFDEVIKKLNRRHDDFSYLQDIKKLSVQRRELIGKSEKLKEKRNLESKKVGTLIAEKKDQEVQKNKKLINTIKQEIEIIDGQLDEVEEKIKAILEATPNIPDDSVPSGEDKNDNVEIRKWGKISNHQKVKEHWEVATKLDLIDFDRGTKISGSRFVVYKGMGAKLERALMNFMLDEHAKRGYIEIEPPILVQPQIMYGTGNLPKFKEDLYYIEKDNLYLIPTSEVPVTNLYREEILEKDQLPIYHTAYTPCFRQESGSAGRDTKGIIRLHQFKKVEMVKFTTEEASFEELEKMVLDAENILQLLEIPYRVILLCSGDMGFSSTKTYDVEVWMPGQNKYREISSCSNCLDFQARRMKLRYRDDNEIKYVHTLNGSGLAIDRLIAAILENYQNEDGTITIPKKLQPYFQNQTVIV; encoded by the coding sequence ATGTTAGAACAAAAAGGAATTGTTGAAAATTTTGACGAAGTAATAAAAAAATTAAACCGCCGTCATGATGATTTTTCATATTTACAAGATATTAAAAAATTATCAGTTCAACGTCGCGAATTAATTGGTAAATCAGAAAAATTAAAAGAAAAACGAAATCTTGAATCAAAAAAAGTTGGAACCTTAATAGCAGAAAAAAAAGACCAAGAAGTACAAAAAAATAAAAAATTAATTAATACAATTAAACAAGAAATAGAAATAATTGATGGACAACTAGATGAAGTTGAAGAAAAAATTAAAGCAATTTTAGAAGCTACGCCTAATATTCCAGATGATTCAGTTCCTAGTGGGGAAGATAAAAATGATAATGTTGAGATTCGTAAATGAGGTAAAATCTCAAATCATCAGAAAGTAAAAGAACATTGAGAAGTAGCAACAAAATTAGACTTAATTGATTTTGATCGGGGAACTAAAATATCAGGTTCACGTTTTGTAGTATATAAGGGAATGGGAGCCAAATTGGAACGTGCTTTAATGAACTTTATGTTAGATGAACATGCAAAACGAGGATATATTGAGATTGAACCACCAATTTTAGTACAACCACAAATTATGTATGGTACGGGAAACTTGCCAAAATTTAAAGAGGATTTATATTATATTGAAAAAGATAATTTATATTTAATTCCAACTTCAGAAGTACCAGTAACTAACTTATACCGTGAAGAAATTTTGGAAAAAGATCAGTTGCCAATTTATCATACTGCTTATACACCATGTTTTCGTCAAGAATCTGGTTCTGCTGGGCGTGATACAAAAGGAATTATTCGTTTGCACCAATTTAAGAAGGTTGAAATGGTTAAATTTACTACAGAAGAAGCTTCATTTGAGGAATTAGAAAAAATGGTATTAGATGCAGAAAATATTCTCCAATTATTGGAAATTCCATACCGTGTAATTTTATTATGCTCAGGTGATATGGGATTTTCTTCAACAAAAACATATGATGTCGAAGTATGAATGCCTGGTCAAAATAAATATCGTGAAATTTCATCTTGTTCAAATTGTCTTGATTTTCAAGCACGCCGGATGAAATTACGTTATCGTGATGATAATGAAATCAAATATGTTCATACTTTAAATGGTTCAGGTTTAGCAATTGATCGTTTAATTGCTGCCATTTTAGAAAATTATCAAAATGAAGATGGAACTATTACAATTCCAAAAAAATTACAACCTTATTTTCAAAACCAAACTGTTATTGTATAA
- a CDS encoding deaminase, translating to MKDTTLIFNKLYKLSQRAYKKKHVPISALVVDRNGKIIAIGYNKTTKNSVTTHAEIFALNQACRKKRTNKISDCSIWVTVEPCMMCLGAIINSGIKVINYYLSNEKYGFLKSNHTFDVSKLKVQHIRKYEENMILKDLMKKFFEQLR from the coding sequence ATGAAAGATACTACATTAATTTTCAATAAATTATATAAGTTATCACAACGAGCATATAAGAAAAAACATGTTCCAATTTCTGCATTAGTTGTTGACCGAAATGGTAAAATTATTGCCATTGGATATAATAAAACAACAAAAAATTCAGTAACAACGCACGCTGAGATTTTTGCTTTAAATCAAGCATGTCGAAAAAAAAGAACAAATAAAATTAGTGATTGTTCAATATGAGTTACTGTTGAACCATGTATGATGTGCCTAGGAGCAATAATTAATTCAGGAATTAAAGTTATTAATTATTATTTATCAAATGAAAAATATGGTTTTTTAAAGTCTAATCATACTTTTGATGTCTCAAAATTAAAAGTTCAACATATTAGGAAATATGAAGAAAATATGATTTTAAAAGATTTAATGAAGAAATTTTTTGAACAATTAAGATAG
- the dnaX gene encoding DNA polymerase III subunit gamma/tau, giving the protein MDYISLYRKYRPNNFDKIVGQIEIRKALKNAIINNTFSHAYLFSGPRGTGKTSIAKIFAKAINCINLDNGNPCNECASCKEINRAGAVDVFEIDAASNNGVDEIREIRNNVQLLPTMTKYKVYIIDEIHMLTNSAFNALLKTLEEPPQHVVFILATTESHKIPATIISRCQQYNFRKISKVELENNIINILQKEEIKYDLTAIKEIALLADGSARDSLSILEQVIMFSDRNVTLENVNIIFATVSKTIKLKLLKDILEYKTTEVLIASKKIYQAGSDFEVLTLNLLDILKEIFEFKQTNNLIFLSLLSEEQAKGFAEQLSSKELIMLLDLFTEAASKMRNSKTQEMYFELILLKALAIFENNIKNLEALKLSDLMILTYEEGKEINQHKTEQISINKKIIENNSEKSQVQILKDDLIVEKKLKTNDEVIHLKEPKLPNNQPLFHNFSLFDDEEPNITSFNNIESQQDKIIVDENDIQTNFKQTKEKESFETIGSEQVSYGKELEGITDLQKYRDDMKNKINIYEFSNINYSNNQIFNILIKASKEEREKFESKFMELINEKSKVVQLDKLISFYDVKYAAASEQGLIIVTNTKPEANWISFEMCDWEFRNKIFQAFDFDFIIIALSENEWNNVRNDYVKIRQANKLPQPTLIDVEEFYQNLLVKQIDNYEEHKDVLETGKQIFDNIKIVE; this is encoded by the coding sequence ATGGATTATATTTCTTTATATCGTAAATATCGACCAAATAATTTTGATAAAATTGTTGGGCAAATTGAAATTAGAAAAGCTTTGAAAAATGCAATTATAAATAATACATTTTCACATGCTTATTTATTTTCAGGACCACGAGGGACAGGGAAAACTTCGATTGCAAAAATATTTGCAAAAGCAATTAATTGTATTAATTTAGATAATGGAAATCCGTGTAATGAATGTGCCAGCTGTAAGGAAATAAACCGTGCCGGAGCAGTTGATGTGTTTGAAATTGATGCTGCTTCAAACAATGGTGTTGATGAAATTAGAGAAATTAGAAATAATGTCCAATTACTTCCTACAATGACAAAATATAAAGTTTATATTATTGATGAAATTCATATGTTAACTAATTCGGCTTTTAATGCGTTATTAAAAACATTAGAAGAACCACCACAACATGTTGTTTTTATTTTAGCAACAACCGAAAGTCATAAGATTCCCGCAACAATTATTTCACGTTGTCAACAATATAATTTTCGTAAAATATCAAAAGTTGAATTAGAAAATAATATTATTAATATTTTACAAAAAGAAGAAATTAAATATGATTTAACTGCAATTAAAGAAATTGCCCTTTTAGCTGATGGTAGTGCTCGCGATTCGCTAAGTATTCTAGAACAAGTAATTATGTTTTCTGATCGTAATGTTACCTTGGAAAATGTGAATATTATTTTTGCAACAGTTTCAAAAACCATTAAATTAAAATTGTTAAAAGATATTTTAGAATATAAAACAACTGAAGTTTTAATCGCTAGTAAAAAAATTTACCAAGCGGGTTCTGATTTTGAAGTTTTAACATTAAATTTGTTAGATATTTTAAAAGAAATTTTTGAGTTTAAACAAACTAATAATTTAATTTTTTTAAGTTTATTATCAGAAGAGCAAGCAAAAGGATTTGCTGAACAATTAAGTTCAAAAGAATTAATTATGTTACTTGATTTATTTACTGAAGCAGCAAGTAAAATGCGAAATAGTAAAACACAAGAAATGTATTTTGAATTAATTTTATTAAAAGCTTTAGCAATCTTTGAAAATAATATTAAAAATTTAGAAGCTTTAAAATTAAGTGATTTAATGATTTTAACGTATGAAGAGGGAAAAGAAATTAATCAGCATAAAACAGAACAAATTTCTATAAATAAAAAAATAATAGAAAATAATTCTGAAAAAAGTCAAGTTCAAATTTTAAAAGATGATCTTATTGTAGAGAAAAAATTAAAAACCAATGATGAAGTAATTCATTTAAAAGAGCCAAAATTACCTAATAACCAACCATTATTTCATAATTTTTCATTATTTGATGATGAAGAACCTAATATTACTTCTTTTAATAACATAGAATCACAGCAAGATAAAATCATAGTAGATGAAAATGATATTCAAACTAATTTTAAACAAACAAAGGAAAAAGAAAGTTTTGAAACAATTGGATCAGAACAAGTTTCTTATGGAAAAGAATTAGAAGGAATAACTGACTTGCAAAAATATCGTGATGATATGAAAAATAAAATTAATATTTATGAATTTTCTAATATTAATTATTCTAATAATCAAATTTTTAATATTTTAATTAAAGCTAGTAAAGAAGAACGAGAAAAATTTGAAAGTAAATTTATGGAATTAATTAACGAAAAAAGTAAAGTAGTTCAATTAGATAAACTAATTAGTTTCTATGATGTTAAATATGCGGCTGCATCAGAACAAGGGCTCATTATTGTAACTAATACAAAACCAGAAGCAAATTGAATTAGTTTTGAAATGTGTGATTGAGAATTTCGTAATAAGATTTTCCAAGCATTTGATTTTGATTTTATTATTATTGCCTTAAGTGAAAATGAGTGAAATAATGTTCGCAATGATTATGTTAAAATTAGACAAGCAAATAAATTACCGCAACCAACATTAATTGATGTTGAAGAGTTTTACCAAAATTTATTAGTTAAACAAATTGATAACTATGAGGAACATAAAGATGTTCTTGAAACTGGTAAACAAATTTTTGATAACATTAAGATAGTTGAATAA
- a CDS encoding toprim domain-containing protein, with the protein MELKTILGVGKKTAERIFNKLIIKPSLLQTLEHVFNEIKNNYHQCPICSTLMQNNVCLFCHNDLRDQTKLCVVSNFFDIIKIEATKVFNGVYHVLNGEINVKNGITPDKMTFPVLESRMNDKIIKEVIIAVGATFEGEVTAQYLKTFLQSFDIKISRLAQGIPNWWFFRLLLMR; encoded by the coding sequence ATGGAATTAAAAACTATTTTAGGTGTTGGTAAAAAAACTGCTGAAAGAATTTTTAATAAATTAATTATTAAACCATCATTATTACAAACATTAGAACATGTTTTTAATGAAATAAAAAATAATTATCATCAATGTCCAATTTGTTCAACATTAATGCAAAACAATGTTTGTTTGTTTTGCCATAATGATTTACGTGATCAAACAAAACTTTGTGTTGTTAGCAATTTCTTTGATATTATAAAAATTGAAGCAACAAAAGTTTTTAATGGAGTTTATCATGTTTTAAATGGTGAAATTAATGTAAAAAATGGTATTACACCAGATAAAATGACTTTTCCTGTGTTAGAATCCCGAATGAATGATAAAATTATAAAAGAAGTTATTATTGCTGTTGGTGCTACTTTTGAAGGAGAAGTAACAGCTCAATACTTAAAAACATTTTTGCAATCTTTTGATATAAAAATATCACGTTTAGCACAAGGGATACCCAATTGGTGGTTCTTTAGATTATTATTGATGAGGTAA
- the tmk gene encoding dTMP kinase produces the protein MLFITLEGIDGSGKTTISKLLKEKLRSEGYQVVLTREPGGNEIAEQIRNVILSKHNLGMDPWTEALLYIAARRQHVVEDILPALKRGEIVICDRFMDSTSAYQGYARGLGIWTLDEVQSIVLGTTKPDLTLFFDIEPTMASERMKVRNEVEMNRLDLEKNSFHKKVYEGYQVLISENAERIKVIDASKPVNEVLEQVYYYVDEIIQKIKDKENG, from the coding sequence ATGCTATTTATAACATTAGAAGGAATTGATGGTTCTGGGAAAACAACGATTTCAAAATTATTAAAAGAAAAATTACGGTCAGAGGGATACCAGGTTGTTTTAACAAGAGAACCAGGGGGCAATGAAATTGCTGAACAAATTAGAAATGTTATTTTAAGTAAACATAATTTGGGAATGGACCCATGAACAGAAGCTTTATTATATATTGCTGCTCGTAGGCAACATGTCGTTGAAGATATTTTGCCTGCATTAAAACGAGGAGAAATTGTAATTTGTGATCGTTTTATGGATTCCACTTCAGCATATCAGGGATATGCTCGTGGGTTAGGAATTTGAACATTAGATGAAGTACAATCAATTGTTTTAGGTACAACAAAACCAGATTTAACTCTTTTTTTTGATATTGAACCAACAATGGCGAGTGAAAGAATGAAAGTTCGAAATGAGGTTGAAATGAACCGTCTTGATTTAGAAAAAAATTCGTTTCACAAAAAAGTATACGAAGGATATCAAGTTTTAATTAGTGAGAATGCAGAGCGCATTAAAGTTATTGATGCTAGCAAGCCAGTTAATGAAGTATTAGAGCAAGTATATTATTATGTTGATGAAATTATTCAAAAAATAAAGGACAAAGAAAATGGATAA
- a CDS encoding tRNA1(Val) (adenine(37)-N6)-methyltransferase produces the protein MKVLNDLLDYEGIKINQRTDMFNFSLDTVLLARFATLNTRIKNILDIGTNNATIPLILSTLTSAIITGIELQKEAVQLAEENILLNHKTEQIKIIHDDINEYVKTNANFKYDLIICNPPFFKVDGAKLNEKNKLLIPARHETNVTLEEIIFAAKKLVANRGYFAIIHRTTRLLEITSLLIKYGFNIKRLQFIHPFLESEANNVLIEARFQSGEGLIIEKPIIVHNKNYHYTEEVLKLFRK, from the coding sequence GTGAAAGTTTTAAATGATTTATTAGATTATGAAGGAATTAAAATTAACCAACGAACTGATATGTTTAATTTTTCATTGGATACAGTGTTATTGGCTCGTTTTGCAACATTAAATACAAGAATAAAAAATATTTTAGATATTGGTACTAATAACGCAACAATTCCGTTAATTTTATCAACTTTAACTTCAGCAATAATTACTGGAATTGAATTGCAAAAAGAAGCCGTGCAATTAGCAGAAGAAAATATTTTATTAAATCATAAAACTGAGCAAATTAAAATTATCCATGATGATATTAATGAGTATGTTAAAACTAATGCTAATTTTAAATATGATTTAATTATATGTAATCCGCCTTTTTTTAAAGTTGATGGAGCAAAATTAAATGAAAAAAATAAATTATTAATTCCAGCACGTCATGAAACAAATGTTACATTAGAAGAGATTATTTTTGCTGCTAAGAAATTAGTTGCAAATCGTGGTTATTTTGCGATTATTCATCGTACAACAAGATTATTAGAAATTACTTCATTGTTAATTAAATATGGTTTTAATATTAAGCGACTACAATTTATTCATCCTTTTTTAGAAAGTGAAGCAAATAATGTTTTAATTGAAGCTCGATTTCAAAGTGGTGAAGGTCTTATTATTGAAAAACCAATTATTGTTCATAATAAGAATTATCATTATACAGAAGAGGTTTTAAAATTATTTCGAAAATAG